One window from the genome of Serinibacter salmoneus encodes:
- a CDS encoding L-serine ammonia-lyase, which translates to MPSVLDLFRIGIGPSSSHTVGPMRAAAQFVDELGADCARVDALRVELCGSLAATGIGHGTLPAVLVGLEGCRPEEIRAPELAERLARIEETEHVRLPGGTEVALCSRDIVMSPRTLRPRHTNALTLRALSQGEVLLERTYYSVGGGFVVRDDETTQEEETTLPLAYSSAAELLALCAREHLGIAEVTWRNEISRHPSRDVRAEILAIRDAMDECIAAGISHPGELPGGLRVRRRAPSWHERLQEEDPERSGEFAQEWVNLVALAVNEENAAGGRVVTAPTNGAAGIIPAVLYYAEHYTRVGRSSDRDDIAVPFLLTAAAIGALYKTRASISGAEVGCQGEVGSASSMAAGALAAILGGTPEQVENAAEIAMEHNLGLTCDPVGGLVQIPCIERNAIAAGKAINAARMAMRGDGTHRVSLDTVIETMRRTGEDMSEKYKETALGGLAVNVVEC; encoded by the coding sequence CTGCCCAGTGTGCTCGACCTGTTCCGCATCGGGATCGGGCCGTCGAGTTCGCACACCGTCGGGCCGATGCGCGCCGCCGCGCAGTTCGTCGACGAGCTCGGCGCGGACTGCGCCCGGGTGGACGCCCTACGCGTGGAACTGTGCGGGTCGCTGGCCGCCACAGGCATCGGCCACGGCACGCTGCCGGCCGTGCTGGTGGGCCTGGAGGGCTGCCGCCCGGAGGAGATCCGCGCCCCAGAGCTCGCCGAGCGACTGGCCCGCATCGAGGAGACCGAACACGTGCGCCTTCCCGGCGGCACCGAGGTCGCGCTGTGCTCCCGGGACATCGTGATGTCGCCGCGCACCCTGCGCCCCCGGCACACGAACGCGCTCACCCTGCGCGCGCTCTCCCAGGGCGAGGTGCTCCTCGAGCGCACCTACTACTCGGTCGGCGGCGGGTTCGTGGTGCGCGACGACGAGACCACCCAGGAGGAGGAGACGACACTCCCGCTGGCCTACTCCAGCGCAGCGGAGTTGTTGGCGTTGTGCGCGCGGGAGCATCTCGGCATCGCCGAGGTGACCTGGCGCAACGAGATATCCCGTCACCCGAGCCGTGACGTGCGGGCGGAGATCCTCGCCATCCGCGACGCCATGGATGAGTGCATCGCCGCCGGGATCTCCCACCCGGGCGAGTTACCGGGAGGCCTGCGCGTGCGCCGTCGGGCGCCCTCCTGGCACGAGCGGTTGCAGGAGGAGGACCCGGAACGCTCCGGCGAGTTCGCGCAGGAGTGGGTGAACCTGGTGGCGCTGGCGGTGAACGAGGAGAACGCGGCGGGCGGCCGCGTGGTCACCGCTCCCACGAACGGGGCCGCCGGGATCATCCCCGCGGTGCTGTACTACGCCGAGCACTACACCCGGGTGGGGCGCAGTTCGGATCGCGACGACATCGCGGTGCCCTTCCTGCTGACGGCCGCGGCGATCGGCGCCCTGTACAAGACCCGCGCCTCCATCTCCGGCGCGGAGGTGGGCTGCCAGGGAGAGGTCGGCTCGGCGTCCTCCATGGCCGCCGGGGCACTGGCGGCGATCCTCGGTGGCACCCCCGAGCAGGTGGAGAACGCCGCCGAGATCGCCATGGAGCACAACCTCGGGCTCACCTGCGACCCCGTGGGGGGTCTGGTGCAGATCCCGTGCATCGAGCGCAACGCGATCGCCGCCGGCAAGGCGATCAACGCGGCGCGCATGGCGATGCGGGGCGACGGCACCCACCGGGTCTCCCTGGACACCGTCATCGAGACGATGCGGCGCACCGGGGAGGACATGAGCGAGAAGTACAAGGAGACGGCGTTGGGCGGCCTCGCGGTGAACGTGGTGGAGTGCTGA
- a CDS encoding formate/nitrite transporter family protein, whose translation MADLAALFPGKQFISTVLEALETKTAMSGDLARRYLMRALMAGLIIGLMYVAYFSVLAAFSSADGDVGALVDIGRIVGSLVFGWALVFIYYSKSELLTSNMMIITIGAYYKQTTWSKSLRILGLCYLGNLLGGLLIAVLLRFSTLADGEVGTQMEHAVEHKISYLGEGAAGWGDLFVRAILCNFMINLAMLLVYNGLIKDDLTKSLVMIVSVFIFAFLGFEHSVANTVLFSIIGLQGGLEILPALGNIAIALLGNFVGGGLLIGLYYAYVNDQRRYDPETGRRLPGRRRG comes from the coding sequence ATGGCGGATCTGGCGGCGCTCTTCCCCGGGAAGCAGTTCATCTCCACGGTGCTGGAGGCGTTGGAGACCAAGACCGCGATGAGCGGGGACCTCGCGCGCCGCTACCTGATGCGCGCGCTCATGGCCGGGCTCATCATCGGCCTGATGTACGTGGCCTACTTCTCCGTGCTGGCCGCGTTCTCCTCCGCCGACGGCGATGTGGGCGCCCTGGTGGACATCGGCCGCATCGTCGGCTCGCTGGTGTTCGGGTGGGCCCTGGTGTTCATCTACTACTCCAAGTCCGAGCTGCTCACCTCGAACATGATGATCATCACGATCGGGGCGTACTACAAACAGACCACCTGGTCGAAGTCCCTGCGGATCCTGGGCCTGTGCTACCTGGGCAACCTGCTCGGCGGCCTGCTGATCGCCGTCCTGCTGCGCTTCTCCACCCTCGCCGACGGCGAGGTCGGCACCCAGATGGAGCACGCCGTCGAGCACAAGATCTCCTACCTCGGCGAGGGGGCGGCCGGGTGGGGCGACCTGTTCGTGCGCGCCATCCTGTGCAACTTCATGATCAACCTGGCGATGCTGCTGGTCTACAACGGCCTCATCAAGGACGACCTCACCAAGTCCCTGGTGATGATCGTCTCGGTGTTCATCTTCGCCTTCCTCGGCTTCGAGCACTCCGTGGCCAATACGGTGCTGTTCTCGATCATCGGGCTGCAGGGTGGGCTGGAGATCCTGCCGGCCCTCGGGAACATCGCGATCGCGCTGCTGGGCAACTTCGTGGGCGGCGGGCTGCTGATCGGCCTGTACTACGCCTACGTCAACGACCAGCGGCGCTACGACCCGGAGACCGGTCGCCGCCTGCCGGGCCGCCGGCGCGGCTGA
- a CDS encoding copper resistance CopC family protein, with translation MSSLTNRAALPTRSLRRLTAALATALVLLVAGPVTVPAHAHDSLVGSSPTDGDVLTQNPGTAVLTFTGEIQEIGTAIEIVGPSGDVAGEPKISGRDVRVPIAADAPSGDYLITWRVTSSDGHPIDGEIPFAMDLPDASASAQEPTTEAGSTEAGTPEASEQTTVATPSATEASTSSEESTDTASDSDDAAAPDVTDLPAWVIALIAVAIVGAVVALLVRMRRSSRFRE, from the coding sequence GTGTCCTCGCTCACGAACCGTGCCGCCCTACCCACCCGGAGCCTGCGGCGGCTGACCGCCGCGCTGGCGACCGCCCTGGTCCTCCTCGTCGCGGGCCCGGTCACCGTGCCGGCCCACGCCCACGACTCCCTCGTGGGCTCCTCCCCCACCGACGGCGACGTGCTCACCCAGAACCCCGGGACCGCGGTGCTCACCTTCACCGGGGAGATCCAGGAGATCGGCACCGCGATCGAGATCGTCGGCCCGAGCGGGGACGTGGCGGGCGAGCCGAAGATCTCCGGGCGGGACGTGAGGGTCCCGATCGCCGCGGACGCCCCCTCCGGGGACTACCTCATCACCTGGCGGGTGACCTCCTCCGACGGGCACCCGATCGACGGCGAGATCCCGTTCGCGATGGACCTCCCGGACGCGTCGGCCAGCGCCCAGGAGCCCACCACCGAGGCAGGCTCCACCGAAGCGGGCACCCCCGAGGCGAGCGAGCAGACCACCGTGGCTACGCCGTCGGCCACCGAGGCGAGCACCTCGAGCGAGGAATCCACGGACACCGCCTCCGATTCCGACGACGCGGCGGCCCCGGACGTCACCGACCTTCCCGCCTGGGTGATCGCGCTGATCGCCGTCGCGATCGTCGGGGCCGTGGTGGCCCTGCTGGTGCGGATGCGCCGCTCCTCCCGTTTCCGGGAGTGA
- a CDS encoding S9 family peptidase — protein MSETAAHETDHTSPSEETPRWERRFRAATVSLPDWASHAPQRAVAVTVHEGVRQIHSLDVPTGTLMPLTNRPSGTMDATLTPDGAHVWWFDDDAGDEFGVWRRQPWGAAPGEGLDTPLDLPAAYSAGLLMTTAGGVPGAPAVIAVGSSDDDGSRVHVAIDGVHDGAARLAYSHAESASVASLSEDGTLLVIEHSEHGDSRHPSLRVLATGLRGAESPGGARAFGDVVADLHDGEGKGLAACGFAPVPGDARLLVVHERRGTSELAIWDVATGEVREIDLGALGVEGEVADADWTCDATGILVAVDHAARTRIYRLAASGDALEALGPDDGTVSGATARPDGAVWLGWSSAAQPRTVLEASTGEVVVAAPGEPAPSSVIAEDVWTEGPGGRIHALLRRPAGVSEPLPVVVEVHGGPTWHESDSFAPDLAAWVDAGYAVLTVNYRGSTGYGAAWRDALEEKVGFTELDDIAAVHDDLVARGVVDPARSALVGASWGGYLTLLGLGTQPGRWAVGVADVPVADYVAAYEDEMEQLKAFDRALFGGSPQEVPEAYRISSPLTYVDQVSAPLLVLAGENDPRCPIRQIRTYLTALRAREDAPMVETYEFGAGHGSYADDERVAQMRARLAFVERALG, from the coding sequence GTGTCCGAGACTGCTGCCCACGAGACCGACCACACCTCGCCGAGCGAGGAGACCCCGCGGTGGGAGCGGCGCTTCCGCGCCGCGACCGTCTCCCTCCCCGACTGGGCGAGTCACGCCCCGCAGCGCGCGGTGGCCGTCACCGTCCACGAGGGCGTCCGGCAGATCCACAGCCTGGACGTGCCCACCGGGACGTTGATGCCGCTGACGAACCGCCCCAGCGGCACCATGGACGCCACCCTCACCCCGGACGGCGCCCACGTGTGGTGGTTCGACGACGACGCGGGGGACGAGTTCGGCGTCTGGCGTCGCCAGCCGTGGGGCGCCGCGCCCGGTGAGGGCCTGGACACCCCGCTCGACCTGCCCGCGGCCTACTCCGCGGGCCTGCTGATGACGACCGCGGGTGGTGTGCCGGGCGCACCCGCCGTCATCGCGGTGGGCTCCAGCGACGACGACGGCAGCCGGGTGCATGTGGCGATCGACGGCGTGCACGACGGCGCCGCTCGCCTCGCGTACTCCCACGCCGAGAGCGCCTCGGTCGCCTCCCTCAGCGAGGACGGCACCCTGCTGGTGATCGAGCACTCCGAGCACGGCGACTCCCGCCACCCCTCCCTGCGGGTGCTCGCGACTGGGCTGCGCGGTGCGGAGTCGCCAGGGGGCGCGCGCGCCTTCGGGGACGTCGTCGCGGACCTGCACGACGGTGAGGGCAAGGGCCTCGCGGCCTGCGGCTTCGCCCCCGTCCCGGGCGACGCCCGCCTCCTCGTGGTGCACGAGCGCCGCGGCACGAGCGAGCTGGCGATCTGGGACGTGGCGACCGGCGAGGTGCGCGAGATCGACCTGGGTGCGCTCGGCGTCGAGGGCGAGGTCGCCGATGCGGACTGGACCTGCGACGCCACCGGGATCCTCGTGGCCGTCGATCACGCGGCTCGCACCCGGATCTACCGCCTCGCTGCGTCCGGTGACGCCCTGGAGGCCCTCGGCCCCGACGACGGCACCGTCAGCGGCGCGACAGCGCGGCCCGACGGTGCGGTGTGGCTCGGCTGGAGCTCCGCCGCCCAGCCGCGCACCGTGCTCGAGGCGAGCACAGGCGAGGTGGTCGTGGCCGCCCCGGGCGAGCCTGCGCCGTCGTCCGTGATCGCCGAGGATGTCTGGACCGAGGGGCCCGGCGGGCGGATCCACGCCCTGCTGCGCCGACCGGCGGGGGTCAGCGAGCCGCTGCCGGTGGTGGTGGAGGTGCACGGCGGCCCCACCTGGCACGAATCGGACTCCTTCGCCCCGGACCTGGCGGCCTGGGTGGACGCCGGGTATGCCGTGCTCACGGTGAACTACCGCGGCTCCACCGGGTACGGCGCCGCCTGGCGGGACGCCCTGGAGGAGAAGGTCGGGTTCACCGAGCTCGACGACATCGCGGCCGTGCACGACGACCTGGTGGCGCGGGGCGTGGTGGACCCGGCGCGCTCGGCGCTGGTCGGCGCCTCCTGGGGCGGCTACCTCACGCTGCTGGGCCTGGGGACGCAGCCCGGACGCTGGGCCGTCGGCGTGGCCGATGTCCCGGTCGCGGACTACGTGGCGGCCTACGAGGACGAGATGGAGCAGCTGAAGGCGTTCGACCGGGCGCTGTTCGGCGGGTCGCCGCAGGAGGTGCCCGAGGCCTACCGGATCAGCTCACCGCTGACCTACGTGGACCAGGTGAGCGCTCCCCTGCTCGTGCTGGCCGGGGAGAACGACCCGCGCTGCCCGATCCGGCAGATCCGCACCTACCTGACCGCGCTACGCGCCCGGGAGGACGCGCCGATGGTGGAGACGTATGAGTTCGGCGCCGGGCACGGCTCCTACGCCGACGACGAGCGGGTGGCGCAGATGCGCGCCCGGCTGGCGTTCGTGGAGCGGGCGCTGGGCTGA
- a CDS encoding FtsX-like permease family protein, with protein sequence MTVSRTPGQIPYSSVPLLQELHHAESVIATDLPIDAVNGALGEGSSIAVTTVHGDLDQGIRLIEGRLPGPGEVIIPASSVQRLNLDLPAGYLQSAEGAQWSIVGAFTAQEPYEHLDAMALSAPEADSSTLDGSSLHQVRILADSTHQVRAVQAATLAIIGADPTSIQVDSAAAAADTTQRVTDQFAGFGRSLLLLILGAGAFFVAIVVLADVLIRRRDLGRRRTLGITRSELIALVALRTTAPALSGAVLGTLIAQLTLSAQNHTAPWEFSAATALLATLTATIASLTPATYAAHRDPVAIMRTA encoded by the coding sequence GTGACCGTCTCACGAACTCCGGGCCAGATCCCCTACTCCAGCGTCCCGCTCCTTCAAGAACTCCATCACGCCGAGTCAGTCATCGCCACTGACCTACCGATCGACGCGGTCAACGGCGCGCTGGGCGAAGGCAGCAGCATTGCCGTCACCACCGTCCATGGCGACCTGGATCAAGGGATCCGCCTCATCGAAGGTCGCCTGCCCGGGCCCGGCGAGGTCATCATCCCCGCCAGCAGCGTGCAGAGGCTCAACCTGGACCTGCCAGCCGGCTACCTCCAATCAGCCGAGGGTGCGCAGTGGAGCATCGTCGGGGCCTTCACCGCACAAGAGCCCTACGAGCACCTCGACGCCATGGCGCTCAGCGCCCCCGAGGCTGATTCCAGCACCCTGGACGGGTCATCTCTCCACCAAGTCAGGATCCTCGCCGACTCCACCCACCAGGTCAGAGCAGTCCAGGCAGCCACCCTTGCCATCATCGGGGCCGACCCCACCAGCATCCAGGTCGACTCCGCCGCCGCAGCCGCAGACACCACGCAACGCGTCACCGACCAGTTCGCAGGTTTCGGGCGATCTCTCCTTCTCCTGATACTCGGCGCCGGTGCGTTCTTCGTCGCGATCGTCGTCCTCGCCGACGTCCTCATACGACGCCGTGACCTCGGACGCCGCCGCACACTGGGCATCACCCGATCAGAACTCATCGCGCTCGTCGCACTCAGAACCACCGCTCCCGCACTCAGCGGAGCAGTCCTCGGAACCCTGATCGCACAGCTCACCCTCTCCGCCCAGAACCACACCGCACCATGGGAGTTCAGCGCCGCCACCGCACTCCTGGCCACGCTCACCGCCACGATAGCCAGCCTCACCCCCGCCACCTACGCCGCGCACCGAGACCCCGTCGCCATCATGCGCACCGCCTGA
- a CDS encoding ABC transporter ATP-binding protein yields the protein MQDLRFTYGPTTEELFDGLTHSFAPGRITALTGPSGRGKSTLLYVLGLMLTPTSGRVIIDGESASDLKDHRRSRLRAHRLGFIFQDSELDAERAILDSVIEPGLYAGGSPRDLRERAYDLLATFGLHHRATHRPGQISGGQAQRVAVCRALVNEPSIVLADEPTGNLDPDNSSLVIDALRHAAEQGRTILIATHDPAVVERADEVLSL from the coding sequence GTGCAAGACCTGCGATTCACCTATGGACCCACCACCGAGGAACTCTTCGATGGCCTGACTCACTCCTTCGCTCCGGGCCGAATCACCGCTCTGACCGGCCCCTCCGGGCGGGGGAAGTCCACCCTGCTCTATGTCCTCGGCCTGATGCTCACTCCCACGAGCGGAAGGGTGATCATCGACGGGGAGTCCGCATCCGACCTCAAGGACCACCGACGCTCGCGCCTGCGAGCACACCGCCTGGGATTCATCTTCCAAGACTCCGAACTGGACGCGGAACGCGCGATCCTCGACTCGGTCATCGAACCCGGCCTCTACGCCGGTGGCAGTCCCCGCGACCTGCGCGAGCGCGCGTACGACCTCCTGGCGACATTCGGCCTCCACCACCGTGCCACCCACCGACCAGGCCAGATCTCCGGTGGGCAAGCCCAGCGAGTTGCAGTCTGTCGAGCACTCGTGAACGAACCCAGCATCGTCCTTGCCGATGAACCCACGGGAAACCTCGACCCGGACAACTCCTCCCTGGTCATCGACGCCCTCCGTCACGCAGCCGAGCAGGGCCGAACCATCCTCATCGCCACCCACGACCCTGCCGTCGTTGAACGCGCCGATGAGGTGCTGAGCCTGTGA